One Falco peregrinus isolate bFalPer1 chromosome 6, bFalPer1.pri, whole genome shotgun sequence DNA segment encodes these proteins:
- the SMKR1 gene encoding small lysine-rich protein 1 isoform X2 has translation MAIQAVKSSKPKRGKGKSSKKKGKKMAKEVDILSPAAMLNAYYICHNAPACLAFRGFPWPGSPKKKGKKGK, from the exons ATGGCAATACAG gcAGTTAAAAGCAGCAAACCCAAGCGTGGCAAAGGCAAAAGCtccaagaagaaaggaaagaagatggCGAAGGAAGTGGATATCCTCAGCCCAGCTGCCATGCTCAACGCTTACTACATCTGTCACAatgcccctgcctgcctggcatTCCGGGGCTTTCCCTGGCCTGGCTCTCccaaaaagaaggggaagaaaggaaagtaa